In the genome of Methanococcoides burtonii DSM 6242, the window AAGAAGAACAGCATCTTATTTTTTGGATATAATTGCAAAGAGTTAGCACACATGAATGAGTATATCAGCACTTTTAATGAATTTGATATGGGAGCCAATGATGAATGATGGAATCGAGTTACTTGATATAGATTTATTAGAAGAAAAGAACATACTGAAAGAAATAGATCATTGGTTAAAAGTGTTTAACTGGATAAATGGTTGGCATTATGACCTGGATATCATCTGGATCGTTAAACAATTAGAAAGCAATGGGATTTTGCCAGGTGCAACAATTTTGGATACAGGTGCTGGCTATGGAATGACACAATTTATTTTGGCATCCCGTGGATATAATGTAATTAGTATGGATTTTACAAAAAGGAATCTACCGGAAAAGGCTAAAGGGATATTTGATATTGAAATAATTAAAAATGATCTGGGATCATACACAAGCGAATATATGGAATATATGACATATGGCAAATCTTCCAATGGCCTTATTAATACATTGAAATCAGTTCCAAAAGCTTTACTCCATCCTATTAAAATAATAAAGTTTATAAAAAAGATGGAACAAAAAATAAGTTCTTATTTCATAAACTATACTGAGAAGAAGCAGGATCATACAAAATTTGGAAAGATTGAATTCATAAGAGGTACATTCAATGATATACCATTAGATGATGGAACCATTGATGCACTTATATCCATCTCAGCTTTTGAACATAATATATATGAGGATATGCCTAGCAGCGTAAATGAGTTCAACAGGATTTTAAAAGACAAAGGTGTAATGTTCGTTACTACGAGTGCTGCAAAAAATAAAGATTGGTATCAAGAATCATCTAAAGGATGGAATTTTACAAAAAAGACATTGTCTGATTGGTTTAATATTACTGATAAAAATATTTCTTTTGATTACGACACTGAGCATGATAGGATACGAAACTCTAAAATGTTATCAAACAGATTGGAAGATTATTATAAGGACAAATCCAATTTGACTATTCCAAATGGGGATCTAAAAAATATTGAATATATTCCTGTAGGTATTAGGAAGTACAAATACTATGAAAACGATAAGCAGTAATCGTATACAATACAAAAAACCACATTTGGATGAATATCTTGGTGATTATAACGATAAATTGGCTACTATATTGGTAAACAATTTCT includes:
- a CDS encoding class I SAM-dependent methyltransferase, whose amino-acid sequence is MMNDGIELLDIDLLEEKNILKEIDHWLKVFNWINGWHYDLDIIWIVKQLESNGILPGATILDTGAGYGMTQFILASRGYNVISMDFTKRNLPEKAKGIFDIEIIKNDLGSYTSEYMEYMTYGKSSNGLINTLKSVPKALLHPIKIIKFIKKMEQKISSYFINYTEKKQDHTKFGKIEFIRGTFNDIPLDDGTIDALISISAFEHNIYEDMPSSVNEFNRILKDKGVMFVTTSAAKNKDWYQESSKGWNFTKKTLSDWFNITDKNISFDYDTEHDRIRNSKMLSNRLEDYYKDKSNLTIPNGDLKNIEYIPVGIRKYKYYENDKQ